A DNA window from Elusimicrobiota bacterium contains the following coding sequences:
- a CDS encoding DUF4301 family protein: MIRRPALTRRDRDALRRRGMSPGDAALHHRLLRGPAAPLRLDRPCRVGDGIERWSPARRGELERRARQGARRGLFSVFVPASGAASRLFQNLETLRRRRAATGRSVRSLVREKEFNDARTFFNRLPRLALAGLLDSACRQRGAPLAGLLRAGRWDEVLEALFESGATALPKGLLPFHGRGAAARTAFEDHLRGAVGIAGDAAGRCRAHFTVGPDHRTAFARLAARLQKKWGKRLGVRWRIHWSIQSPATDTLALEKDGSWAREETGGLHFRPGGHGALLQNLEKSRERFVFLRNIDNVSGTPTGSRAASWRRALAGRLLEVWEEGGRWLRALEAGAPADGARSFVESTLGLRAPSKNPRAWLRRVLNRPWRVCGMIAKRGDPGGGPFWVRESDPRAGGPGKQIVEESQVAPRQRNFLRRSTHFNPVDLVVALRDHRDRPFRLGDFADDRAVLVTVKTFRGRPVRVWERPGLWNGGMHRWNTVFVEIPSALFTPVKSVADLWRPGHRRAH; this comes from the coding sequence TTGATCCGCCGTCCCGCCCTGACCCGCCGCGACCGGGACGCCCTGCGTCGGCGGGGGATGTCGCCGGGCGACGCGGCCCTCCACCATCGGCTTCTCCGGGGCCCGGCGGCCCCGCTTCGCCTCGACCGCCCTTGCCGGGTGGGCGACGGCATTGAACGCTGGTCGCCGGCCCGCCGGGGCGAATTGGAGCGCCGCGCCCGTCAGGGCGCCCGCCGGGGTCTTTTCTCCGTTTTTGTTCCCGCCTCGGGGGCCGCCTCCCGCCTCTTTCAGAATCTGGAAACCCTTCGCCGTCGCCGCGCCGCCACCGGCCGGTCCGTTCGTTCCCTGGTCCGCGAAAAGGAATTCAACGACGCGCGAACTTTTTTCAACCGTCTTCCGCGCTTGGCCTTGGCCGGCCTTTTGGACTCCGCCTGCCGCCAACGGGGCGCCCCGCTGGCGGGCCTTCTTCGCGCCGGCCGTTGGGACGAGGTGCTGGAGGCGCTCTTTGAATCGGGAGCGACGGCGCTGCCCAAGGGGCTCCTGCCGTTCCACGGCCGCGGTGCCGCGGCGCGCACCGCCTTTGAAGATCACCTTCGGGGCGCCGTGGGGATCGCCGGCGACGCGGCCGGGCGTTGCCGGGCCCATTTCACCGTGGGGCCGGACCACCGAACGGCTTTCGCCCGTCTGGCCGCGCGCCTTCAAAAAAAATGGGGAAAACGTCTCGGCGTCCGATGGCGAATCCACTGGTCGATCCAGTCGCCGGCGACGGACACCTTGGCCCTGGAAAAGGACGGTTCCTGGGCCCGGGAAGAAACGGGAGGGCTTCATTTTCGTCCGGGAGGTCACGGCGCTCTTTTGCAAAATCTGGAGAAATCCCGGGAACGGTTTGTTTTCCTCCGGAACATCGACAACGTGTCGGGGACGCCGACCGGGTCCCGGGCCGCGTCCTGGCGTCGGGCGTTGGCGGGGCGGTTGTTGGAGGTGTGGGAGGAGGGCGGCCGCTGGCTGCGCGCCCTGGAGGCCGGCGCCCCGGCGGACGGGGCCCGATCCTTTGTCGAGTCGACGCTGGGGTTGCGGGCGCCTTCCAAGAATCCCCGGGCGTGGCTGCGGCGCGTTCTGAACCGGCCCTGGCGCGTCTGCGGCATGATCGCCAAACGGGGCGACCCCGGGGGCGGACCTTTTTGGGTGCGGGAGTCGGATCCCCGGGCGGGGGGCCCCGGCAAGCAAATCGTCGAAGAATCCCAAGTGGCGCCCCGCCAACGGAATTTTCTGCGCCGCTCCACCCATTTCAACCCCGTCGACCTGGTGGTGGCCCTCCGGGACCATCGGGACCGGCCGTTTCGGCTCGGCGACTTCGCGGACGACCGGGCGGTGCTCGTCACGGTCAAAACGTTCCGCGGCCGCCCCGTCCGGGTGTGGGAAAGGCCGGGCCTTTGGAACGGCGGCATGCACCGTTGGAACACGGTGTTCGTTGAAATCCCGTCCGCGCTGTTCACCCCGGTCAAAAGCGTGGCGGACCTCTGGCGTCCGGGACATCGGCGCGCCCATTGA
- a CDS encoding septum formation initiator family protein, whose protein sequence is MRRLFQRRGFWVALAAAGVAVGISGESVRGYLAQRREIRRLETRLDEARRRASEQESRVARSTSDAYIETSARRELGLLRPEEIEFRFVAADDVEPAQEK, encoded by the coding sequence GTGCGCCGCCTGTTTCAGCGCCGGGGTTTTTGGGTCGCCCTCGCGGCGGCCGGCGTCGCGGTCGGCATCAGCGGCGAGAGCGTCCGCGGTTACCTCGCCCAACGGCGCGAGATTCGCCGATTGGAAACGCGGTTGGACGAAGCGCGGCGCCGGGCGAGCGAACAGGAATCCCGCGTCGCTCGTTCCACCAGCGACGCCTACATCGAGACCTCGGCCCGTCGGGAGCTCGGCCTTCTGCGACCCGAGGAAATCGAATTTCGTTTTGTGGCGGCGGACGACGTCGAACCCGCCCAGGAGAAATGA
- the eno gene encoding phosphopyruvate hydratase — MAKKSVKKAKSPSTNGSKSSSGVKISAVRAREILDSRGNPTVEVDVLLSDGARGRASVPSGASTGAHEAVELRDGDKSRFLGRGVLKAVNNVNSVLAPALKGKDARDQKAVDALMLALDGTENKSKLGANAILGVSMAVARAAADSKKTPLHTHLRQVFGIRSKDYIFPVPLMNILNGGAHADNNVDMQEFMILPVCGTRFRDALRAGAEVFHALKAVLKKNGQNTGVGDEGGFAPNLKSNEEAIQVILQAIQNAGYKAGKDIYLGLDCASNEFHSNGQYRLEGEIAIRDRSADEMIEFYADWAAKYPIVSIEDGLAEDDWAGWKKLTDRIGKKVQLVGDDLFVTNTKRLEEGIHRGVANAILVKVNQIGSLTETVDAVQKAQAAGYGTIISHRSGETEDAFIADLAVALNAGQIKTGSASRSERIAKYNQLLRLEESLGAAARFPGAKAFLRG; from the coding sequence ATGGCCAAGAAATCCGTGAAGAAAGCGAAGTCGCCCTCGACGAACGGTTCCAAATCGTCGTCCGGCGTTAAAATTTCGGCGGTGCGCGCCCGGGAGATTTTGGATTCCCGCGGCAACCCGACGGTGGAAGTCGACGTGCTCTTGTCCGACGGCGCCCGCGGGCGCGCCTCCGTGCCCTCCGGGGCGTCCACCGGCGCCCACGAGGCGGTGGAGTTGCGGGACGGCGACAAATCCCGCTTTTTGGGCCGGGGCGTCTTGAAAGCCGTCAACAACGTCAACAGCGTTTTGGCCCCCGCCCTAAAGGGGAAAGACGCCCGGGACCAGAAAGCCGTGGACGCGTTGATGCTCGCCTTGGACGGCACGGAAAACAAATCCAAACTCGGGGCCAACGCGATCCTCGGGGTCTCCATGGCCGTGGCCCGCGCGGCGGCCGATTCGAAAAAGACGCCGCTTCACACCCATTTGCGGCAGGTGTTCGGGATTCGTTCCAAGGATTATATTTTCCCCGTGCCCTTGATGAACATTTTGAACGGCGGCGCCCACGCCGACAACAACGTCGACATGCAGGAATTCATGATCCTGCCGGTTTGCGGCACGCGCTTCCGGGACGCCCTGCGCGCCGGAGCCGAAGTGTTCCACGCCCTGAAGGCCGTGTTGAAGAAAAACGGCCAAAACACGGGCGTGGGCGACGAAGGCGGGTTCGCCCCCAACTTGAAGTCCAACGAAGAGGCGATCCAGGTCATTCTCCAGGCCATTCAAAACGCCGGCTACAAGGCGGGCAAGGACATTTACCTGGGGTTGGATTGCGCCTCGAACGAATTTCACAGCAACGGCCAATACCGGTTGGAAGGGGAAATCGCCATTCGGGACCGTTCCGCCGATGAAATGATCGAGTTCTACGCCGACTGGGCGGCCAAATACCCCATCGTTTCCATCGAAGACGGCCTGGCCGAGGACGATTGGGCCGGTTGGAAAAAATTGACCGACCGCATCGGTAAAAAAGTCCAGCTGGTCGGGGACGATCTCTTCGTGACGAACACGAAACGGCTGGAGGAAGGCATCCACCGGGGCGTGGCCAACGCGATTCTCGTCAAGGTCAATCAGATCGGGAGCCTCACGGAAACCGTGGACGCGGTGCAAAAAGCCCAGGCCGCGGGGTACGGCACCATCATTTCCCATCGCTCGGGCGAAACGGAAGACGCCTTCATCGCCGATTTGGCCGTGGCCCTGAACGCCGGCCAGATCAAAACCGGATCGGCGTCGCGCTCCGAGCGGATCGCGAAATACAATCAATTGCTGCGCCTCGAAGAATCCCTGGGCGCCGCCGCCCGATTCCCCGGCGCGAAAGCCTTTTTGAGGGGCTGA
- a CDS encoding phosphoglucomutase/phosphomannomutase family protein: protein MSIKFGTSGWRAIMADEFTFANVRIAVQSIADYLREERLHNKPIVIGYDTRFLSEDFARTAAGVLAANGMESLLCGRDTPTPVVAFEVLRNKAAGGIIITASHNPATYSGLKFNSSWGGPALPQITQKIEAGAEPYLSGEAIPKTSREAVGLKKRLIVPHDPMPAYFKQLDELVDRSLLKRGKIRVVTDALWGAGRGYLDEYLRKAGVEVTALHTNRDVLYNGHGPSPDPETLTELQATVKKQKAHLGLATDGDADRFGIMDVDGTMLSPNEFLPLLLDHLVKTRGWTGVAARSVMTSHFLDAVAKRRGLTVQETPVGFKFIGDVMAHENSVYPSRQGHFVLGGEESGGLSIRGHVPEKDGVLGCLLAAEIVAVTKRPLRKSLELLQSEVGTFYTDRLNFHLTLEKMNDLKGRLSHNPPTRFGDFAVRRIVETDGFKFILTDGSWIGIRLSGTEPVVRVYLETQDRAKLKALEKAGRILAGVSTGK from the coding sequence ATGAGCATCAAGTTCGGCACCTCGGGCTGGCGCGCCATCATGGCGGACGAATTCACCTTTGCCAACGTCCGCATCGCGGTACAATCCATCGCCGATTACCTTCGCGAAGAGCGCCTCCACAACAAGCCGATCGTGATCGGCTACGACACCCGGTTTCTCTCGGAAGATTTCGCCCGAACCGCGGCGGGGGTCCTCGCGGCCAACGGCATGGAATCCCTGCTGTGCGGGCGGGACACCCCCACGCCGGTGGTGGCCTTCGAAGTCCTGCGCAACAAGGCCGCGGGCGGCATCATCATCACCGCGAGCCACAACCCGGCGACGTACTCGGGCCTCAAATTCAACTCCTCCTGGGGCGGACCCGCCCTGCCCCAAATCACCCAAAAAATCGAAGCCGGCGCGGAGCCCTATTTGTCCGGCGAGGCGATTCCCAAGACCAGCCGCGAAGCCGTGGGGCTCAAGAAGCGTCTCATCGTCCCCCACGACCCGATGCCCGCCTATTTCAAGCAATTGGACGAATTGGTGGACCGATCCCTTTTGAAGCGCGGAAAAATCCGGGTCGTGACCGACGCCCTCTGGGGCGCGGGACGCGGTTACCTGGACGAATACCTCCGCAAGGCGGGGGTCGAGGTGACCGCCCTTCACACGAACCGCGACGTCCTTTACAACGGCCACGGCCCGTCGCCGGACCCCGAAACCCTGACCGAACTCCAGGCCACGGTGAAGAAACAAAAGGCCCATCTGGGCCTCGCCACCGACGGCGACGCCGATCGCTTCGGCATCATGGACGTGGACGGGACGATGCTGTCGCCCAACGAATTTTTGCCGCTGTTGCTGGACCACCTGGTGAAGACCCGGGGCTGGACCGGCGTCGCGGCGCGGAGCGTCATGACCTCCCACTTTTTGGACGCGGTCGCGAAACGCCGCGGGCTCACCGTTCAGGAAACGCCGGTCGGCTTCAAGTTCATCGGCGACGTGATGGCCCACGAAAATTCCGTCTATCCTTCCCGGCAGGGGCACTTCGTTCTGGGCGGCGAGGAATCGGGCGGCCTGTCCATCCGGGGCCACGTGCCCGAAAAGGACGGCGTGCTCGGGTGCCTCCTGGCGGCCGAAATCGTCGCCGTCACGAAGCGCCCGCTTCGAAAATCCCTGGAACTCCTTCAAAGCGAAGTCGGAACTTTTTACACCGACCGCTTGAATTTCCATCTGACCCTGGAGAAAATGAACGATTTGAAGGGGCGGCTCAGTCACAACCCGCCGACCCGCTTCGGGGATTTCGCCGTCCGCCGCATCGTGGAGACGGACGGCTTCAAATTTATTTTGACCGACGGAAGCTGGATCGGCATCCGGTTGTCCGGCACCGAACCCGTCGTGCGCGTGTATTTAGAAACCCAGGACCGGGCCAAATTGAAGGCCCTCGAAAAGGCGGGCCGCATTTTGGCCGGCGTTTCGACCGGGAAATAG
- the dusB gene encoding tRNA dihydrouridine synthase DusB, with protein sequence MTSAAPLPRPTIGALRLDNPFVLAPMAGIGDPPYRRLCRRGGAGLVCAEMVSANALHYGDEKSRRMLQTYPDEHPVSLQVFGNDPDRLAHAARAAEEAGADIVDLNCGCPVPKIANNGAGISLLKDESLFARCLEAMVKAVKIPVTFKTRLGFRRGENVARRFVQLAESVGVAAVAIHARSKEDYHVGPPNNAALREIVQSVKIPVFGNGGVKTFADAKRMMDESGCAGVLIGQAAVGNPFLFSELSQAARAGVDAPLPVTHRLALFREHARLIADFYGEDLGVRRFRKYIPSYVHGLRGSAAFRSRANVTGTLDSLLRLIDEFDASLRDFAAPTVEIDTPWPVC encoded by the coding sequence ATGACGTCCGCCGCGCCCTTGCCCCGTCCGACCATCGGGGCCCTGCGGTTGGACAACCCCTTCGTGCTCGCCCCCATGGCCGGGATCGGCGACCCGCCGTATCGGCGCCTTTGCCGACGGGGCGGCGCCGGACTGGTGTGCGCCGAAATGGTGTCGGCCAACGCTCTCCATTACGGGGACGAAAAATCCCGCCGGATGCTCCAAACCTATCCCGACGAACACCCGGTGAGCCTTCAAGTCTTCGGCAACGATCCCGATCGGTTGGCCCACGCGGCCCGGGCGGCGGAGGAAGCCGGGGCCGACATCGTGGATTTGAACTGCGGTTGCCCCGTGCCCAAAATCGCGAACAACGGCGCCGGCATCAGCCTGCTGAAAGACGAATCGCTCTTTGCCCGGTGCCTGGAAGCCATGGTGAAGGCGGTGAAGATCCCCGTGACCTTCAAAACGCGCTTGGGATTTCGGCGGGGGGAAAACGTCGCCCGGCGGTTCGTTCAATTGGCGGAGTCCGTCGGGGTGGCCGCGGTGGCCATTCACGCCCGGTCCAAGGAGGATTACCACGTGGGTCCGCCGAACAACGCCGCCCTTCGGGAAATCGTCCAGTCGGTCAAGATCCCCGTGTTCGGCAACGGCGGCGTCAAAACCTTTGCCGACGCCAAACGAATGATGGACGAATCCGGGTGCGCCGGCGTGTTGATCGGCCAGGCGGCGGTGGGCAACCCCTTTCTTTTTTCGGAGCTTTCCCAAGCGGCCCGCGCGGGCGTCGACGCGCCCTTGCCCGTGACTCATCGGCTGGCCCTCTTTCGGGAGCACGCGCGCCTCATCGCCGATTTTTACGGCGAAGACCTGGGGGTCCGCCGCTTCCGCAAGTACATTCCATCCTACGTTCACGGGCTTCGAGGCTCGGCCGCTTTTCGTTCCCGGGCCAACGTCACGGGCACGCTCGATTCCCTGCTCCGGTTGATCGACGAATTTGACGCCTCCCTGCGGGATTTCGCCGCCCCCACCGTCGAGATTGACACGCCATGGCCCGTGTGCTAA
- the tsaD gene encoding tRNA (adenosine(37)-N6)-threonylcarbamoyltransferase complex transferase subunit TsaD has protein sequence MSKIIRVLGIETSCDETAAAVVENGRHILSNVVASQVSLHQPYGGVVPEIASRAHVESAQAVVEAALKGQAPRGQAPFPKNLPVDVIAVTVGPGLMGSLLVGKVVAEMLAWIYQKPLVPVNHLEGHLLSILPGNPELEPPFLALVVSGGHTELVHVLDYGRYHILGRTRDDAAGEAFDKVSKLLGLGYPGGPAIDRLAAKGNPKAVAFPRAFLPEGWDFSFSGLKTSVVYHLRDHPEILATKKKVADVCASFQAAVVEVLVKKTIAAAEKLNLRHIVVCGGVSANTGLREAFAEHHKKHRVHTAAPALCTDNGVMIGVAGYYKYLRSAKKRFSPDALSVDSTLALKNW, from the coding sequence ATGTCTAAAATTATTCGGGTGTTGGGAATCGAAACGTCGTGCGACGAAACGGCCGCGGCGGTCGTGGAAAACGGACGCCACATTTTGTCGAACGTCGTGGCGAGCCAGGTGTCGCTCCATCAGCCGTACGGCGGCGTTGTGCCGGAGATCGCCAGTCGCGCCCACGTGGAGAGCGCCCAGGCCGTGGTCGAAGCCGCCCTCAAGGGGCAGGCGCCCCGGGGCCAGGCGCCCTTTCCGAAAAACCTTCCCGTGGACGTCATCGCCGTGACCGTCGGGCCCGGCCTCATGGGGTCTCTGCTGGTCGGCAAAGTGGTGGCCGAAATGCTGGCGTGGATTTACCAGAAGCCCCTGGTGCCGGTCAATCATTTGGAAGGGCATTTGTTGTCCATTCTTCCGGGCAATCCGGAATTGGAACCGCCCTTTTTGGCGCTGGTTGTTTCCGGCGGGCACACGGAACTGGTGCACGTCCTGGATTACGGCCGCTACCACATCCTCGGCCGCACCCGGGACGACGCCGCCGGCGAAGCCTTCGACAAGGTGTCCAAATTGCTGGGCCTGGGCTATCCCGGCGGCCCCGCCATCGACCGTTTGGCCGCCAAGGGCAATCCGAAGGCCGTGGCCTTTCCCCGGGCCTTTCTTCCCGAAGGGTGGGATTTCTCTTTTTCGGGATTGAAAACCTCCGTGGTGTACCATTTGCGCGACCATCCCGAGATTTTGGCGACCAAGAAAAAGGTCGCCGACGTGTGCGCGTCGTTTCAGGCGGCGGTGGTCGAGGTGTTGGTCAAAAAAACCATCGCGGCCGCCGAAAAATTGAATTTGCGGCACATCGTCGTCTGTGGCGGCGTGTCGGCCAACACGGGCCTTCGCGAAGCCTTCGCCGAACACCACAAAAAGCACCGCGTGCACACCGCCGCCCCCGCCCTCTGCACCGACAACGGCGTCATGATCGGCGTCGCGGGCTACTACAAATATCTTCGGTCGGCCAAAAAACGGTTTTCCCCCGACGCCCTGTCGGTGGATTCCACGCTCGCCCTCAAGAACTGGTAA
- a CDS encoding S41 family peptidase — MKTRNRILILGAAAVAGVFGMPSVRSAVDTTYEQIKLLVDVLQYIREQYVESVDQKAIVYGAAAGMTRALDPFSQFMEPDAHKEMKTETQGQFGGLGIRIAVRDGWLTVITPMPNTPAYRLGILPGDKIVKIEDEVTQGLSVEDAVSRLRGKPGTKVSLSIAREGDKEPRVFSITREVIKIQSVKSALLDGGIGYLRLSEFIETSNADLLKSAKELKDKGMNSLILDLRNNPGGLLTSAVDVSKLFLGDNKLIVYTQGRAQPRADYLADAKAPYGNLPLAILVNGGSASASEIVTGALQDQRRAIIVGSETFGKGSVQSVIPLEDGSALRLTVAKYYTPSGRSIHRDEKTKKGGITPDIVIAVPRETEAKLQSQSEEIYAKDKAPQSTVKSEERVKDEVLERAIEILKAEAVFKGMNR; from the coding sequence ATGAAAACGCGCAATCGGATTTTAATTCTCGGGGCCGCGGCCGTGGCGGGGGTTTTCGGCATGCCGTCGGTTCGGTCGGCCGTCGATACCACCTACGAGCAAATCAAACTCCTGGTCGACGTGCTCCAGTATATCCGCGAGCAGTACGTGGAATCCGTGGATCAAAAAGCCATCGTGTACGGGGCCGCGGCCGGCATGACGCGGGCCTTGGATCCCTTCAGCCAATTCATGGAACCGGACGCGCACAAGGAAATGAAAACCGAAACCCAGGGCCAGTTCGGCGGGTTGGGCATTCGGATCGCCGTTCGGGACGGCTGGCTTACCGTCATCACCCCGATGCCGAACACGCCGGCGTACCGTCTGGGCATTTTGCCCGGCGATAAGATCGTCAAAATCGAAGACGAGGTGACGCAGGGTTTGAGCGTCGAAGACGCCGTTTCCCGCCTTCGGGGCAAGCCCGGCACCAAGGTCTCCCTGTCCATCGCGCGCGAGGGGGACAAGGAACCGCGGGTCTTCTCGATCACCCGCGAAGTGATCAAGATTCAAAGCGTCAAATCGGCCCTGCTGGACGGCGGCATCGGCTACCTGCGCTTGAGCGAGTTCATCGAAACCTCGAACGCCGATCTCTTGAAGTCGGCCAAGGAACTCAAGGACAAGGGAATGAATTCCCTCATATTGGACCTCCGGAACAATCCCGGCGGCCTGCTCACCTCGGCCGTCGACGTGTCCAAATTGTTCCTGGGGGACAACAAGCTCATCGTCTACACCCAGGGCCGCGCCCAGCCCCGGGCCGACTATCTGGCGGACGCCAAGGCGCCCTACGGGAATTTGCCCCTGGCCATCCTGGTCAACGGGGGGTCGGCGTCGGCCTCCGAAATCGTGACGGGGGCCCTGCAGGACCAGCGGCGGGCCATCATCGTGGGGTCGGAGACCTTCGGCAAGGGCAGCGTGCAGTCCGTGATCCCCTTGGAGGACGGTTCCGCCTTGCGCCTGACCGTGGCCAAATATTACACCCCGTCGGGCCGTTCCATTCACCGCGATGAAAAAACGAAAAAAGGCGGCATCACCCCCGACATCGTGATCGCCGTGCCCCGGGAAACCGAGGCCAAACTTCAATCCCAGTCCGAGGAAATTTACGCCAAGGACAAGGCCCCGCAATCCACCGTGAAATCCGAGGAGCGCGTGAAAGACGAGGTGCTGGAGCGCGCCATTGAGATCTTGAAAGCCGAAGCCGTCTTCAAGGGGATGAACCGTTAG
- a CDS encoding peptidoglycan DD-metalloendopeptidase family protein, whose protein sequence is MMGWRRSAAAALAVVAGLAASPAVSENRITKGREELERIQSKLSDKRKEKEKTEKRSRELRAEVERISRELTGARRALGQTNARLAASEENRSAAEARLWASRQSLGQWQERLAAAMGAYYRRSRLGAEGEFVSVSYERVLVADQASSLNFALERHQDVVVLRDNLLAIEEQLRDLKLDRERDERRIEAAGQRMRELQKTTEGRRAVLESDIRALNASAQKFERLILDLIAKQKADDARRAARAQRAAPAPVAQEEIARRWRGRLPRPVEGALVEKFGRTRNAEVNADVFSNGVKWRTAPDANVAAVADGDVLYAGPFMNYGLMVLVGHADGLHSIYAHLSETPVARGQKIAAGASVGRSGRDEQGRPLVYFELRVRGTPVNPQDWVR, encoded by the coding sequence GTGATGGGCTGGAGACGTTCCGCGGCGGCGGCCCTCGCGGTCGTCGCGGGGCTGGCCGCGTCGCCGGCCGTTTCGGAAAACCGGATCACGAAGGGTCGGGAAGAGTTGGAAAGAATCCAATCCAAACTTTCCGATAAGCGGAAGGAAAAAGAAAAAACGGAAAAGCGGTCCCGGGAGCTTCGGGCCGAAGTGGAGCGGATTTCCCGGGAATTGACCGGGGCCCGGCGGGCGCTGGGCCAAACCAACGCGCGCTTGGCGGCGTCCGAAGAAAACCGATCGGCGGCGGAGGCCCGTTTGTGGGCGTCCCGTCAGAGTTTGGGCCAATGGCAGGAGCGCCTGGCGGCGGCGATGGGCGCCTATTACCGCCGGTCCCGGCTCGGTGCGGAGGGGGAATTCGTGTCCGTTTCCTACGAACGGGTTCTCGTGGCGGACCAAGCCTCCAGCTTGAACTTCGCGCTGGAGCGGCATCAGGACGTGGTCGTGTTGCGGGACAATTTGCTGGCGATTGAGGAGCAACTGCGGGATTTGAAATTGGACCGCGAGCGGGACGAGCGGCGCATCGAGGCGGCCGGCCAGCGCATGCGGGAGCTTCAAAAAACCACCGAAGGGCGCCGCGCGGTGCTGGAAAGCGACATTCGCGCGCTGAACGCGTCGGCCCAAAAATTCGAACGGCTGATTTTGGATTTGATTGCCAAACAAAAGGCGGACGACGCCCGCCGGGCCGCCCGGGCCCAGCGGGCGGCGCCGGCGCCCGTCGCGCAGGAGGAAATCGCGCGACGATGGCGCGGACGCCTGCCCCGTCCGGTGGAAGGCGCCCTTGTGGAAAAATTCGGGCGGACGCGGAACGCCGAGGTCAACGCCGACGTCTTTTCCAACGGGGTGAAGTGGCGGACGGCTCCCGACGCGAACGTCGCCGCCGTGGCCGACGGCGACGTGCTCTACGCGGGCCCGTTCATGAATTACGGTTTGATGGTGTTGGTCGGGCACGCCGACGGCCTTCATTCAATATACGCCCATTTGAGCGAAACGCCGGTCGCGCGCGGTCAAAAGATCGCGGCGGGCGCTTCGGTGGGGCGGAGCGGCCGCGACGAGCAGGGGCGGCCGCTGGTCTATTTTGAGCTTCGCGTGCGCGGCACGCCGGTGAACCCCCAGGACTGGGTTCGCTGA
- a CDS encoding polysaccharide pyruvyl transferase family protein, translated as MVEPPGVGSPAKALLIGYFGHGNAGDEWILGSLLAALGDRSCAVVVGPRPSDLGAAEAIPRDNFFRLCRCLRSFGAVVLGGGELFQNRTSRRSLLYYLFFPFWARLRGRPAAALGVSVDPALPQRWIRAVRGFLRGARVWARDAASAAALTVSGAETPVGVDSVWGRGLQIATPPPALKRVLWVLRAPASPEALAAVVNGLQAREPWDHGFLLFHPAADRPVVAALRARLTFPHRLETWEKPDDVFAVLGRYDLVVSMRYHGLVAAALTSRPSVALAAHGKVESLARELNVPVVSGEASVDDWRKELRAGFERGPVSPGERPAVARRNLAALARWLSDAGIPIPARNL; from the coding sequence TTGGTCGAACCCCCCGGCGTAGGATCCCCCGCGAAGGCATTGCTGATCGGCTATTTCGGTCACGGCAACGCGGGGGACGAATGGATTTTGGGCTCTCTTCTCGCGGCGCTGGGCGACCGGTCGTGCGCGGTGGTCGTCGGCCCGCGTCCGAGCGATTTGGGGGCCGCCGAAGCGATTCCCCGCGATAATTTTTTTCGCCTCTGTCGATGCCTCCGATCTTTTGGCGCGGTGGTGCTGGGGGGCGGGGAATTGTTTCAAAACCGCACCAGCCGCCGAAGCCTTCTTTACTACCTTTTTTTTCCTTTTTGGGCGCGCCTGCGCGGACGGCCCGCGGCCGCCCTGGGCGTGTCGGTCGACCCGGCCCTTCCCCAACGTTGGATTCGAGCGGTTCGCGGTTTTCTGCGCGGCGCCCGCGTGTGGGCCCGGGACGCGGCCTCCGCCGCCGCGCTGACCGTTTCCGGCGCGGAAACGCCGGTCGGCGTCGATTCCGTCTGGGGCCGCGGCCTTCAAATCGCCACCCCGCCGCCCGCCTTGAAGCGCGTTCTCTGGGTGTTGCGGGCGCCCGCGTCCCCGGAGGCGCTGGCCGCGGTCGTCAATGGACTTCAAGCGCGCGAGCCCTGGGACCACGGATTTCTCCTGTTTCATCCCGCCGCGGACCGTCCCGTCGTCGCCGCCCTGCGGGCCCGCCTGACTTTTCCGCACCGCTTGGAAACTTGGGAAAAACCGGACGACGTTTTCGCGGTGTTGGGGCGGTACGACCTGGTGGTCTCCATGCGGTACCACGGGTTGGTGGCCGCGGCGCTGACGTCCCGTCCGTCGGTCGCCTTGGCCGCCCACGGCAAAGTCGAGTCCTTGGCCCGGGAATTGAACGTGCCGGTGGTTTCCGGAGAGGCCTCGGTCGACGACTGGCGGAAGGAACTGCGGGCCGGTTTCGAACGCGGGCCCGTTTCCCCGGGGGAACGCCCGGCGGTCGCCCGTCGGAACCTGGCGGCGCTGGCCCGATGGCTTTCCGACGCCGGAATCCCGATTCCCGCTCGAAATTTGTAA